One segment of Ascochyta rabiei chromosome 7, complete sequence DNA contains the following:
- a CDS encoding Acylglycerone-phosphate reductase, with the protein MAPKTVLITGCSTGGIGHALVLSFQRRSYTVFATARSPKKMDDMALLPNIHLLALDVTDPSSIAAAAKEVEGVTGGKLDVLVNNAGQQYIMPALDVDMDTAQALFEVNYWGPLRTMQAFSALLIAARGCVVNIGQYNASKAAIHMFSETLRLELAPLGVRVITLVAGNVASNMSAGSNGPPPSELPATSRYKAVEAHVAKQGKFSDMNTARFADEVVSAVSSGAAGKLWKGGNIMLVRWLVPFMPGFVYDRIMMSLGRGLDKMPKAL; encoded by the exons ATGGCACCCAAAACCGTCCTCATAACAGGCTGCAGCACCGGCGGCATTGGCCACGCACTTGTACTGTCCTTCCAGCGCCGCAGCTACACCGTGTTCGCCACAGCGCGCTCACCGAAGAAGATGGACGATATGGCCTTGCTTCCCAACATTCATCTGCTCGCCCTCGACGTGACTGACCCATCTTCAATCGCCGCAGCAGCCAAGGAGGTGGAAGGAGTGACTGGTGGCAAGCTAGATGTCCTCGTCAACAACGCCGGCCAACAATACATCATGCCCGCACTCGACGTGGACATGGACACCGCTCAGGCGCTGTTCGAAGTGAACTACTGGGGCCCACTCCGCACGATGCAAGCCTTCAGCGCCCTGCTCATCGCAGCACGGGGATGCGTGGTGAATATCG GCCAGTACAACGCGTCCAAAGCCGCCATCCACATGTTCTCCGAGACGCTGCGCCTCGAGCTCGCCCCGCTGGGCGTCCGCGTCATCACGCTGGTAGCCGGCAACGTGGCGTCGAACATGTCGGCTGGCAGCAACGGGCCGCCGCCTTCTGAGCTCCCTGCGACGTCGCGCTATAAAGCCGTGGAAGCGCATGTCGCCAAGCAGGGCAAGTTCTCGGACATGAACACGGCCAGGTTCGCCGACGAGGTCGTGAGTGCCGTTTCCTCGGGCGCGGCGGGCAAGCTGTGGAAGGGTGGGAATATAATGCTGGTAAGGTGGCTGGTGCCCTTCATGCCGGGTTTTGTCTAT GACCGGATTATGATGTCTCTTGGAAGAGGGTTGGATAAGATGCCCAAGGCGTTGTAG
- a CDS encoding Alcohol dehydrogenase yields the protein MPKNLTVVVTGSNRGVGQGIVQLLAKTSHTQPLTIYATSRSGNDLGVQASPPNEVRYSKLDIGSSSSIQSFFSNVKEVDVLINNAGINNNNSETPDLAEQVIDVNYRGTRDMCEAFLLASGGREAGARIVNVSSTACQLNNYASSTAEKFRAVKSVRDVDALAETYIKAVKSGGSAQKDEGFGSPPKSYQVSKALINALTVVLARENQDVAINCCCPGWVDTDMGHQVGKPPKTLEEGARIPARLAIGELGARGNQDGALGKGGSEKVSGRYFENEGVTDRGWGREREW from the coding sequence ATGCCCAAAAACCTCACCGTCGTTGTCACAGGCTCCAATCGAGGCGTCGGCCAAGGCATTGTTCAACTCCTCGCCAAAACCTCACACACACAACCCCTAACCATCTACGCGACCTCGCGCTCCGGAAACGACTTGGGTGTGCAAGCCTCTCCGCCAAATGAGGTGCGATACAGCAAACTGGACATCGGGTCTTCATCCTCTATCCAATCCTTCTTTAGCAACGTCAAGGAAGTAGATGTGCTAATCAACAACGCCGgcatcaacaacaacaactcaGAAACACCAGATCTGGCGGAGCAAGTCATTGATGTAAATTATCGGGGCACGAGAGACATGTGTGAAGCCTTCCTCTTGGCGTCCGGCGGGAGAGAGGCCGGCGCGCGCATTGTGAACGTGTCTTCCACTGCCTGCCAACTCAACAACTACGCCTCGTCTACAGCGGAGAAGTTCCGCGCAGTCAAGAGCGTCCGGGACGTGGATGCGCTTGCGGAGACCTACATCAAGGCCGTGAAATCTGGGGGCAGCGCACAGAAAGACGAAGGATTCGGGTCGCCACCAAAATCCTATCAAGTTAGTAAAGCACTCATCAACGCCCTCACCGTCGTTTTGGCGCGAGAGAATCAGGACGTGGCGATCAATTGCTGTTGTCCTGGATGGGTGGACACAGATATGGGGCACCAGGTTGGCAAGCCGCCTAAGACGCTGGAGGAGGGTGCTAGGATTCCGGCCAGGTTGGCTATCGGAGAGTTGGGGGCCCGTGGAAATCAAGATGGTGCACTAGGTAAGGGTGGGAGTGAAAAGGTGAGTGGACGGTACTTTGAGAACGAGGGGGTTACGGATCGGGGATGGGGACGAGAGAGGGAGTGGTGA